The nucleotide sequence GCTTCCAGGGGCTGGAGGCCGACGGCACGGCGCGGCTGCTGGAGCGCGGCCACACGCTGGACCTGGAATGGCGCGGCGACCTGGTGCGCGCCACCCACCGCGGCACCGGCGAGCCGCTGCCGCGCATCCCGCCCGCGCGCGCGGGCGCCACGCTGGTGGGCGCGCGCGGCCCCTGGAGCGCCCGCGTCGGCTTCGATGCCGCGGCCCGGCAGGACCGCGTGCCCGAAGGTGAGCGGGAGACCGGCGGCTACACCCTCTGGCATGCCGCGCTGACCTACCGCACGAAAGCCGGCTTGGCCGATGCGCTGTGGTACGCCCGGCTGGACAACGCGACCGACAAGCTGGCCTACAGCGCCACCTCCATCCTCACCCAGACCGCGCCGGGCAGGTCGCCACTGGCCGGCCGCAGCCTGCGGCTGGGGGTGCAGGCGAATTTCTGAGCTGCGGCAGGAGGGCTTCAGCGGCGCACCAGCCGCTCGCGCAGCCACGCCGCGAACTCGGCATCGTTCATGTCGCCGGCCGCCACGGCGAGCATGGCCATGGTCGCTTCCGCCTGGCTGGTGACCAGGCGCCAGCCGTTGAGGTGCAGGAACAGGCCGACCGACAGGAAGGCCGCGCGTTTGTTGCCGTCTACGAAGGGATGGTTCTTGGCGACGGCGACGCCATAGCTGGCGGCCAGGTCCGCGGCATCGGGGTCGCCGTAAGCGTCAAGGTTTTCGGGCCGGGCCAGCGCCGCCTCCAGCCGCCCCTCGTCGCGCAGGCCAGCGGCTCCGCCATGCTCGGCCAGGCTTTCGCCATGCAGCAGTAGCAGCGCGCGCTTGTCGACCCAGCGCCAAGTCACTTGGCGAGCTGGTGGAAGGTGTCGCGGAACTCGCGCATGAACTCGCGCCCCGCCTGGATCTGCTCCTCCAAGGTCGGGTCATAGGGCGTCAATGCATAACCTTCGGGCGTTTCCGTCAGGAAAACCGTTTGACCTTTTTCCAGCCGCATGCGGTTCAGCGCTTCCTTTGGCAGGATCACGCCGATGGAGTTGCCGATCTGGGTGAGTTTGAGCATGTGCATCAGGCTTCCCCTGTTATAACGGTCGTTATAGTAGACCGGCAGCACAGGAGCTGCAAGTGCTGCCGTGACGAAGATCAGTTTCATCAAGGAAAGGCGAACCATGGCATGGCTGGTGCTCGTGATCGCGGGCCTGTTCGAAGTGGGCTGGGCGATCGGCCTGAAGTACACCGAGGGCTTCACCCGCCTGTGGCCCTCGGTGGGCACGGTGGCAGCCATGGTGGTCAGCGTGGTCCTGCTGGGCTGGGCCATGCGCACGCTGCCCGTCGGCACCGCCTATGCCGTGTGGACCGGCATCGGCGCCGTCGGCACGGTGGTGCTGGGGATCGTGCTGTTCGGCGAGCCCGCCACCGTCGCCCGGCTGGCCTGCGTCGGCCTGATCCTGGCGGGCATCGTGGGCTTGAAGATCACCCACGCCTGAGGTCCGGGCCGTCGCGCCGCCTGTCGGCGAGACAACTGAGAGCAATGTTGCGGGGGTGACACCCCGGCCGAGGAAGTGTCCCTTCTAGGCTTCCCCACCGGCGTTTCTCTTGCTGCGATTCCCGCAGGGGCGCCGCCGAGGAGAGCCCCATGCCCCAGCCGACCCAGCAACAAAAGCCACCCGGCGTCGAAACGCAGATGGCGCCCAAGCCGGATCATGGCGAGCAGAGCTACCAGGGCTGCGGCAGGCTGGTGGGCAAGGCGGCGGTGATCACGGGCGGCGACAGCGGCATCGGCCGGGCCGTCGCGATCGCCTACGCGCGCGAAGGCGCCGACGTGCTGGTGAGCTACCTCAACGAGGAGGAGGACGCGCAGGAAACCCGGCGCTGGGTGGAGCGGGCCGGGCGCAGGTGCGTGCTGGCCGCCGGGGACATCCGCGATCCGGCGCACTGCCGCGCCATCATCGACCGCGCGGTGGACGAGTTCGGCAGGGTGGACATCCTGGTCAACAACGCCGCCTTCCAGATGACGCGCGAGTCCCTGGAGGAGATCCCGGACGAGGAGTGGATCTACACCTTCGACGTCAACATCCACCCGCAGTTCTTCCTGGCCAAGGCGGCGCTGAAGCACATGAAGCCGGGCTCGTCGATCATCAACACGACCTCGGTGAACTCGGACAAGGCGCCGCCCAAGCTGATCGCCTACTCGGCCACCAAGGCGGCCATCGCGAACTTCACCGCCAGCCTCGGCCAGTCGCTGGCGGACAGGGGCATCCGGGTGAACTGCGTCGCGCCCGGACCGATCTGGACCCCGCTGATCCCGGCCACCATGCCGCCGCAGCAGGTCGAGAGCTTCGGCCAGGAGGTGCCGATGAAGCGGCCGGGCCAGCCCAAGGAGGTGGCCACGCTGTTCGTCTTCCTGGCGTCGGACGACGCGAGCTACGTCACCGGCGCGCGCTATGCCGTGACCGGCGGCACTCCCATCCTCTGAGTTCCCGCGGGACTGCGCGCCCGCGGGCGAGCGTCCTGCTGGGCCAGCCGTGCATGGCATCATCGACCCGATGCCCGAAACCGCTTCCGTGATCTGGTACACCGGCGCCGATGGCGCGGTGAGGCGCCGGAACCCATCCTGGGAACAATTCACGGGCCAGAGCCATGCCGACTACCACGGCTGGGGCTGGCTCGACGCCATCCACCCCGACGACCGCAACCGCGTGGCCCAGGCCTGGCGCGACGCGGTCGCCGACGGCACGCTCGACCGGCTGCGCTACCGGCTGCGCCGCCACGACGGCCAGTGGCGCGACGTCACCGCGCATGGCTCGCCGCTGCTGGAGGACGGCCGTCCGCCCGAGTGGGTCGGCATCTGCGTGGACATCACCCACAGCCTGCAGGCGGAGCGCGCGCTCAAGGCCAGC is from Ramlibacter tataouinensis TTB310 and encodes:
- a CDS encoding type II toxin-antitoxin system death-on-curing family toxin; translation: MTWRWVDKRALLLLHGESLAEHGGAAGLRDEGRLEAALARPENLDAYGDPDAADLAASYGVAVAKNHPFVDGNKRAAFLSVGLFLHLNGWRLVTSQAEATMAMLAVAAGDMNDAEFAAWLRERLVRR
- a CDS encoding AbrB/MazE/SpoVT family DNA-binding domain-containing protein translates to MHMLKLTQIGNSIGVILPKEALNRMRLEKGQTVFLTETPEGYALTPYDPTLEEQIQAGREFMREFRDTFHQLAK
- the sugE gene encoding quaternary ammonium compound efflux SMR transporter SugE, whose protein sequence is MAWLVLVIAGLFEVGWAIGLKYTEGFTRLWPSVGTVAAMVVSVVLLGWAMRTLPVGTAYAVWTGIGAVGTVVLGIVLFGEPATVARLACVGLILAGIVGLKITHA
- a CDS encoding glucose 1-dehydrogenase yields the protein MPQPTQQQKPPGVETQMAPKPDHGEQSYQGCGRLVGKAAVITGGDSGIGRAVAIAYAREGADVLVSYLNEEEDAQETRRWVERAGRRCVLAAGDIRDPAHCRAIIDRAVDEFGRVDILVNNAAFQMTRESLEEIPDEEWIYTFDVNIHPQFFLAKAALKHMKPGSSIINTTSVNSDKAPPKLIAYSATKAAIANFTASLGQSLADRGIRVNCVAPGPIWTPLIPATMPPQQVESFGQEVPMKRPGQPKEVATLFVFLASDDASYVTGARYAVTGGTPIL